In the genome of Planctomycetaceae bacterium, the window GCGACTACCTCGACCACAGCGTCTACCACTACGACGGCCGTGGGGCTTTGGCGCACTTCGACGCCATCACGGGCATCAAGAGCCTCGACTCGATCCAGTGGACGATCTCCGCCGGCGACGAGAAGCCCTCGATGCTGCAGTGGGTGGACCTGCTCCAGCGATTCCAGGCCGCAGGCAAGAGCCTCTATGTCGGCTGCAGTTTCGACGAGCTCAAAGTCCTCCACCCCCAGCTCAAGCCCAACCTGGTCTTCTACGCCATGGGCGCCAAGGATCAGCGCCAGGCCGACGAGATCGTCAAGTGGCTGGAGCAGAATACCTGAGGGGCGAAAGCTCAAAATCCTAAGCACTAAATTCTAAATAAATTCAAAACAACAATGATCCAATGAATCAAACGCGGCAGGCGCCATCATTTGAGTTTCTGATTTGTAATTTGCGGTTTGCTTAGGATTTAGAAATTAGAAATTAGGTTTGCCATCACGCCCGCGGCGGGAGGCGCCAGAGGTCCTCGTCGCGGATGCCTACGCTTTCCAGCAGCGGCGCGAGCTCGCTGTAGCGGCTGTCGTAGGGGCGAAGGTGGCGGTCGGAGCCGGTGGCGAGCTTGACGCCTCGGCTCTTGAGCCAGGCCATGTACTCGATGTACTGCTGCTTCCAGGCCGCCGGATAATGCCACGTCAGCGCCACGCCGGGGTTGATCTCGGCGGCCGTGCCCGTTTGCACCAGCGCCGCGGCCAGCTCTTCGTGCATGGTGCGCGGGATCACGCGGAAGTCGTCGAACCATGGCAGCGTGCTGAACGAGCCGTCGGCGTTGGCGAACCCGCTCGACCACCACCACGGATGCGCCAGGATGTCCACCAGCGGATGCGCCGCCAGAAACAGGTACTGGCGGAAGTGCGCCTCGATGATCGGCCAGCGCTCCTTCGCCGTGCCCTTGGCCCCGTGCGCTGCCCCGATGACATACTCGATGCCCAGCTCTTCCACGTCCGCGGCAGTCAGGTCGATCGCCAGGGCTCCCCCGCCGGGGCCGACATCGCCCGCGCCGTAGTCGCCCGTGACGCGACCGGCCGCAATCTCGTCAACCTCCCACTGCCGCAGGCACGTGGCCTCGACGCCAAAATGAAATCGCGGCGAGGGATCGCACGCCAGGAACGCCTCGCGCGACAAACGCAGGTCCGGAAGGTTCAGCCGCGTGTGCAGATGGTCGGTCAGGCCGAAATCGGTAATCCCCTGCGCCGCGGCGCCGGCGACGATCTCGGCCACGCTCATGCCGGTGCTGCGGCAGTCGCAAGAGGCCACGGAGTGAATGTGCCAGTCGGTCGTCAGTCTCACGGGCGTATCCTTTGAGCTTGCAGCGACTGTATCAGATCATTTCCAATTTCCGATTTCCAATTTCCAATTGAAAAACATTTGGGAATGCAGCCGCCGTCGGGCACAATTCCGGCTTCATCAGGAGTTCCGGTTATGACACACCCCCCGCAGCAGTACAACGTGATCTGGGACAGCCCCAGCGCCGACTCGGCCGGCTCGATGCCCATCGGCAACGGCGACATCGGCGTGAACCTCTGGGCCCAGGCCGCCCGCGACGGCGCGCCGGGCAGCCTCGTGCTGCTGATCAGCAAGACCGACGCCTGGAGCGAGCAGGGCCAGCTTCTCAAACTCGCCCGCGTGCGCGTGACCTTCACGCCCGACCCGCTGGCCGCGAGCTTGGCCTTCCGCCAGGAACTTTGCCTGCACGAGGGCCAGATCGTCATCCGCGCCGGCGCGATGACGCTGCGGGCGTGGGTCGACGCCAACAACCCCGCCATCCACATCGAGGCCGACGGCCCCGAGCCGTTCGAGATGCAGGCCGCCCTCGAATTGTGGCGCACGGAGGCCGCCCAGGCCGGAACGATCAACGGCCTCTCCGGCGACGCGCGCTGCCGCCGCCCGGCGTGTGCGTACCCCGACACGATCGTCGACGCCGGCGGCGACCGCCTCGTGTGGTACCACCGCAACGAGAGCTCGATCTACGCCGCCAACCTCGAACACCAGGGGCTGGGCGGCTTCGAGCACAAGGCCGACCCGCTGCTGGGCCGCACGTTCGGCGCGGCCATGCGGGGCGAGGGTCTCGTGCGCCGCGACACGACGCACCTGGCCGCGGCCGCGCCGGGCAACAAGTTCGTGCTGTCGATCTACCCGCTGTGCGAAGTGACGCCGACGCCCAAGCGATGGCTGGACAATCTCGCCAAGCTGGAAAAGGCCCAGTCCGCCATCGATATCGAACAGGCCCGCACCGCCCACGCGCAGTGGTGGGACGCGTTCTGGAATCGCAGCTACATCTACATCGACGGCGGCGAGGACCAAAAAGCCCAGACCGTCTGCCGCAACTACATCCTGCAGCGATGGGTCAGCGCCTGCGGCGGCCGCGGGGCCAGCCCCATCAAGTTCAACGGCTCGATCTTCTGCTTCGAATACCAGGGCGACCCGGACTACCGCGCCTGGGGCGGGGCATACTGGTGGCAGAACACCCGCCTGCCCTATTGGCCGATGCTCGCCAGCGGCGACTGGGACATGATGCAGCCGGTCTTCGACATGTACGCCGCGTCGCTGCCGCTGGCCCGCCACCGCACGAAGGTCTGGTTCAAACACGCCGGGGCGTTCATCCCCGAGACGATGTACTTCTGGGGCCTGCACACCAATGGCGACTACGGCCTCGACCGCACAGGCCTGCGCGTGGGCGACATGACCAACCGCTACATCCGCCGCGAGTACACCTCGTCGCCGGAACTGCTGGCGATGATGCTGGATTATTACGAATACACGCTCGACGAAAAGTTCCTCGTCGAGGTGCTCATCCCCGCCAGCGACGACCTGCTGACCTTCTGGGACCAGCACTACGAGCTCGACGCCGACGGCGCCATGTGCATGTATCCCGCCCAGTCGCTGGAGACCTGGCAGGACGCCGTGAACCCGACGCCCGACATCGCCGGCCTGGCGTGGGTGCTGGCGCGGCTGGCGTTCTTGCCGCCCAAGGTCATCACGTCCAAGCGCCAGGCGCTGTGGGACCGCCTTACCGCTAAGGTGCCGCCCCTGCCGGTCAAGCAGGACGAGCAAGGCACGTTCATCCTGCCGGCCGCTCAGACGCTGCAGGACCGCGGCAACGGCGAGAACCCCGAGCTCTACGCCGTCTTCCCCTTCCGCCTCTTCGGCGTGGGCAAAGAGAACATCGAGGTCGGCCGCGAGACGTACAAGCGCCGCACCTTCCCCGCGTGCGTCGGATGGCACCAGAACGACACGCAGGCCGCCCTGCTGGGCCTGGCCGAAGAGGCCGCCCGCCAGGTGGCCGAGCGCGCGGGCAACAAGAACCCCGAGGCGCGGTTCCCGGTCTTCTGGGGACCCAACTTCGACTGGACCCCCGACCAGTGCCATGGCGGCAATCTGCTGATGACGCTCCAGACGATGCTCCTGCAAGCCGACGACGGCAAGATCTACCTCCTGCCCGCCTGGCCGAAGGAGTGGAGCGCCGACTTCAAGCTCCGAGCCCCCGGGCGCACGACAGTCGAGGCGTCCGTCCGCGACGGGAAGATCGTGTCGCTGACGGTGACGCCAAAGGCGCGGCGGAAGGATGTTGTGGCCGAGTAGAGGACGGGAAAACGACCGACGACGAGGACGAGGACGACGACGAGGACGACGCGGCGGAAGAGCGTCTGGATGGGTGGCATGGCGACACGCGTTTTTCTTTCTAGCGGGTCGCCATGGGGCGGCGGAATAATGGAATAATGGAATCGTTAGCGGCGGGACTTGTCCCGCGCGGTTGTTCGGTCAGGGAAGAAACCCCGCGGGGCAAGCCCCGCCGCTAACGTGCGCGCCCTTCGTCCCTTTCTTCGTCCTCGTCGTCGGTTTTTCTTCTTTTCCCTGAATTCTTTCGCCCTCTAGAACGTCCAATCGACAGCGGTTAAAGTCTATCGTCAACGGGAAAGGACACTCACATGAAACGGTCTGCTCTTCTTGTCGTCGTGCTGGGATGCTGCGGCTGGGCTTGGGGCGGCGATATCGACTTCGCGGAAAAGTTCGCCCTCTCGACCGACCGCGAGGCCGCCATCGCGCAGCTCGTCAGCGGGACCGACCAGTATTACTACTACCGCTGCCTGCAGTGGCAGAACACCGGCAAGCTCGACGAGGTGGACAACGCCCTTGCCCCGTGGGCGGCCGCCCACGGCGCGACGCCGCTGTATCTTCAGATCGAGAACCGCCAGGCGCTGCTGCGCTATGCGACGGAGCCACAGAAGACGCTGGAGTTTCTCGTCAACCGCCTGGCCCTGCGGTTCGACCACGCCCGGACAATCACCGGCCCGCGAGCGGACCTGCCTACAACGCTCGACGCCAGCCTCATCAGCCGCCAGACCCTCACCCAGCGCGAGTTCAAGAACAACCCCAACAGCACCGAAGGCTTCGAGCCCAGCGCCTTTGGCTGGCTGGCGCAGAGGGACCTGTCGTGGCAGCAGCGCCGCCATCTGCTGAGCCGGCTTGACCGGCCGGACTACCCCGGCGTGGTCACGCTCATCGCAGCGGACCTCAACGAGCGGCAGGGGCATTCCTTCGGCGCCCTGCCGATCCACGCGATGCTCACGCAGGCGCAGCTCGACGAACTGCTGCTGGCCAGAAGCTATCTGCTCAACCAGCACGCCTTCGTCTACGCGTACCTGTCCAAGCTGCGGCCCGGCGCGGATGTCGACCTGCCGCACGACCCCGCCCGGCAGAAGGCCCACCTCGAGCGCGTCTGGGCGTTCGCCCAGCGGCTGGGGCCGGTACACAATTCGCTCAAGGCCAACGTGCTCTACAATCGCCTGGTGCTCGACCGCAAGAGCGGCCGCTATGACAAAGACCTCTTCATGGAGTACCTCAAGCTGCCGCGCCCCTGCCCGTACATGCGGGCGGAGTATCTGCAGGACCCATCGCGGCGCGACAACCCCGCCCGCCTGGGCGATAACTTCTCCGCCCACACCGGCTACGGACCCATCGGCGATGACACGCCGCTGGTGCGCGATTTCCTGATGCACTTCCTGGCCGACGCGAAGGACTTCAACGACTACCTGCCCTTCGTCAACGACACGTTCATCAAGGAAGCGTTCGTCGAAGCCAAGGCCACCGGCGGCATCGGCGAGATGCAGGCGTTGTACGGCCTGGCCAGCCCGCAGTTCCACCAGACGCTGAAGGACCGCATCGACATCGACTTCGACCCGTCCAACAAGACGCTCTTCGCGGCTGACGAGGCGGTGAAGCTGACCGTACACGTCAAGAACGTGACCAACCTGATTGTGAAGGTCTACCAGATCAACGCGGCCAACTGGTACCGCGAAAAGGCGCAGCCGGTCGGTCTGGATATCGACCTGGAAGGCCTGACCGCCAACGAGGAGCAGACCCTCAAGTACGACAGCCCGCCGCTGCGGCGCGTGGCGCGCAGCTTCGAGCTCAAGACCCTCAGCAAGCCTGGCGTGTACGTCGTCGAGTTCATCGGCAACGGCATCTCCAGCCGCGCGCTGATCCAGAAAGGCCTGCTGCGACACCTCGAGCGCCGCGGCGCTGCCGGGCACGTCTTCACGATCATCGACGAGAACAACCGCAAGGTCCCCGACGCGACCATCTGGATGAGCGGGCACCTGTACACGCCGGACAAGGATGGGACCATCACCATCCCCTACACCACCGCCGCCATCGAGCAGTCGATCGTCATCACCCGCGGCGAGCTTTCCTGCCTGGCCAGGTTCAAGCACCGCGAGGAAAACTACGAACTGCCGGCGCGATTCTATGTAGACCGCGAGAGCCTGCTGGCCTCGCGCAAGGCTACCGTCATCGTGCGAACGGCGCTGCTGGTATCCGGCGAGCGGGCGGCCGTCTCGCTGATAGAAGAGCCCGTTCTGACGATTGTGGCCACCGACCGCGAAGGCACCAAAACCACGCGCGAGATCAAGGACTTCAAGCTCACTGAAGACCAGGAATCTACGGCCGAGTTCCAGGTGCCCGAGAACCTCGCCTACATTCATTTCACGCTCAAGGGCAAGGTGCAGAACCTCAGCAGGAACAAGAAAGAGGACCTGTCGGCCAGCGAGGGCTTCGCCCTCAACGAGATCGACAAGACCGCACGAACAGACGATGTGCATCTCATGCGCGCGGCCGGAAGCTACGTGCTGGAGGTGCGTGGAAAGACGGGCGAACCGCTGACGTCACGTAGCGTAGACGTGGCGCTGTGGCACAAAGACTTCGTCCAGAACGTGCAACTCATGCTGCGCAGCGACGACGCCGGCCGCATCGTCCTGGGTCCGCTGCCCGACATCAGGATGGTGGCGGCAAAAATCAACAGCGGCGACGGCGGCAATAGGGCCACCGGTCTCTGGACCCTCAGCGGCGATCTGCACTCGCACATCCGCACCGTCACCTCGCCTGCGGACAAGCCGATCCGCGTTCCCTACATGGGCAAGGCTGCCAAGCCCGACCGGCCGGACTTTTCGCTGTTGGAGGTGCGACAGAGCACGTTCGTGGCCGACCGCTTCGACGCGATGAAGATCGAAGAAGGCTACATCGTCATCGCCCCCCTGCCGCCGGGGAAGTACCAACTCGATGTTGAGGACCAGAGGGTTGTCGACATTCACGTGACCGCCGGCGCGGCTGCGGAAGGATACTACCTTACGCCCAGCCGCAAGATCGAGACCACCAATCCCGTGCCGCTGCAGATTACCTCCGTAACGGCCGGCAAGGACGAGTTGAAGATCAAGCTCTCCGGCGCCGGCGCGGCGACGCGCGTCTACGTGACGGCCACGCGGTACATGCCCCGCTATGGCCTGATGGGCCTAGGCGGCCCGCTGCAATCGGGCGAACCGAGCATCGAACCCAGCGAGCCGCTGGAGAGCAGCTATGCGGCCGGTCGCAATATCGGCGACGAGTACCGCTACATTCTCGACCGCAAGTACGCAAAGAAGTATCCCGGGAACATGCTCGAACGCCCCGGCCTGCTACTCAATCCCTGGGCCAGGGACAAGACAGACGTCGGAATGCTCCAAGCCTTCCAGGGGCCTCGCCTGGTTGGACTGGCCGGCGGCGCCGGGGCGCCCGGGACAGGAGTGTTCGGTTCCTGGGGCAGGCGGATGCAAGCCGTCACCGGCAGCAACCTGGACTTCCTCAGCCAGCAGGCCGCGGTGCTGATCGGCCTCAAGCCCGACGCCGCCGGCGTCGTCACCGTGGCGCGCAAAGACCTGGGGGCTCACCACCAGGTGCGCGTGCTGGCGGTGAATGCGGCCGAGGCGGCGTATCGGGAGATCTCGCTGGACGAGGCCGCCATGCCCATGCTCGACCTGCGACTGGACAAACAGGCGCTGGCCGGGAAGCATTTCGCCGAGCAGAAGCACATCGAGACGCTGCAGAGCGGCCAGAGCCTGACGCTGCGCGACGCGGCGTCGTCGAAGTGGGAAACGTACGACAGCCTCGCCCGCGCGTACGGCCTCTACGTCACGCTGGGCAAGGGCGACGCCCCGGCCAAGCTGGCCGAGTTCGCCTTCATCCTGAACTGGCCGGCGATGAAGGACGCCGAGAAACGCGAGAAATATTCGCAGTACGCCTGTCACGAGCTGAACTTCTTCCTCTACAAGAAAGACGCGGACTTCTTCCGCAAGGTCGTCCTGCCGTACCTCAGGAACAAGAAAGACAAGACCTTCATGGACCGCTGGATGATCGGCGAGGACCTCTCGGCGTACGCCCAGCCGTGGGCGTTCGAGCGGCTCAACGCCGTAGAGCGAATTCTGCTCGGCCAGCGCGTGCATCGCGAGGGGGACAACGTTTCCCGCCACATCCGCGACACGTTTAACCTGATCCCGCCCAACGTAGATTATCTCAACGACCTGTTCCGAATCGCCATCGCCGGCAGTGCGCTGGAAGGTCCACGCGGCGGGGAGCTGAATGATAGGCGAGACGTTGCCAAACAACTGACTGTGGCAGGAGAACCAATGGGAGGTTCGGAAGCAGGCGCGGCAGGCGACTCGCCCGCCTCGTCGCCCGCAGAGGCGCCGCCCATGCCCGCGGTGCCATCCCCGGCAGCCGTTGCGGATTCGGTAACTGGAAAGCAGGCTAGAGAATGGTCCAGAAAGTTCGAAGAAACAATGGAGAAGAACGAACGCAAGGAGGCGCTCAAGAGGGACGCGGCCATCCGAAAGCAGAGGCACGAGCTTTTCCGCCAGGTGGACCAGACGCAGGAACTGGCTGAGAACAATTACTACCGCCTGCCCATCGCTGCGCAGAACGAAAAGCTCGTGGGCGTCAACGCGTTCTGGAACGACTACGCCGGACACGCGCCGGCGGACTACAGGGGACCGGCCAAGGGGCCGTTCCTCTCGGCCCACTTCGCCCAGGCCAACGGCAGCTTCACCGAGATCATGTTCGCCCTGTCTGTGCTGGACCTGCCC includes:
- a CDS encoding DUF5703 domain-containing protein, with the protein product MTHPPQQYNVIWDSPSADSAGSMPIGNGDIGVNLWAQAARDGAPGSLVLLISKTDAWSEQGQLLKLARVRVTFTPDPLAASLAFRQELCLHEGQIVIRAGAMTLRAWVDANNPAIHIEADGPEPFEMQAALELWRTEAAQAGTINGLSGDARCRRPACAYPDTIVDAGGDRLVWYHRNESSIYAANLEHQGLGGFEHKADPLLGRTFGAAMRGEGLVRRDTTHLAAAAPGNKFVLSIYPLCEVTPTPKRWLDNLAKLEKAQSAIDIEQARTAHAQWWDAFWNRSYIYIDGGEDQKAQTVCRNYILQRWVSACGGRGASPIKFNGSIFCFEYQGDPDYRAWGGAYWWQNTRLPYWPMLASGDWDMMQPVFDMYAASLPLARHRTKVWFKHAGAFIPETMYFWGLHTNGDYGLDRTGLRVGDMTNRYIRREYTSSPELLAMMLDYYEYTLDEKFLVEVLIPASDDLLTFWDQHYELDADGAMCMYPAQSLETWQDAVNPTPDIAGLAWVLARLAFLPPKVITSKRQALWDRLTAKVPPLPVKQDEQGTFILPAAQTLQDRGNGENPELYAVFPFRLFGVGKENIEVGRETYKRRTFPACVGWHQNDTQAALLGLAEEAARQVAERAGNKNPEARFPVFWGPNFDWTPDQCHGGNLLMTLQTMLLQADDGKIYLLPAWPKEWSADFKLRAPGRTTVEASVRDGKIVSLTVTPKARRKDVVAE